A portion of the Leptospira noumeaensis genome contains these proteins:
- the moaCB gene encoding bifunctional molybdenum cofactor biosynthesis protein MoaC/MoaB has product MNDITGKRTTLRYAEAEGFVYCNAETIKRVKSNNLPKGDLFGVAKAAALLGSKKTSELIPHCHPVPIDSFSIQFEILEDKNAIRIQTNAKSIGKTGIEMEALTGVTVAALVIYDLLKPIDKEIEITSVRLLDKKGGKTDAQISKFAKGSNAKILVCSDSCFAGKKEDGSGKAIAELLAGEGVEVLEIKIVPDEPKEIQNTVTAWARENIDLIVTTGGTGLGPRDNTTDSIKQILDKEIPGVAEVMRSFGQDRTPFAMLSCSLAGKIKKSIVVTVPGSTNGAKESMTAILPAIFHAKKMMRGEGH; this is encoded by the coding sequence ATGAATGATATTACCGGAAAAAGAACCACCCTTCGTTATGCAGAAGCAGAAGGGTTTGTATATTGTAACGCGGAAACCATCAAACGAGTCAAATCAAACAATCTTCCTAAAGGAGATTTGTTTGGTGTGGCAAAGGCCGCAGCCCTACTCGGTTCCAAAAAAACTTCAGAACTCATTCCGCATTGCCATCCTGTTCCCATTGATTCCTTTTCCATTCAGTTTGAAATTTTAGAAGATAAAAATGCCATTCGTATCCAAACAAATGCCAAGTCCATAGGCAAAACAGGAATTGAAATGGAAGCCCTTACGGGCGTTACAGTAGCAGCACTTGTGATTTATGATCTATTAAAACCAATTGATAAAGAAATCGAAATCACTTCTGTTCGACTCCTCGATAAAAAAGGAGGAAAAACTGATGCACAAATTTCGAAATTCGCAAAAGGATCTAATGCAAAAATTTTAGTATGTTCGGACTCTTGTTTTGCTGGGAAAAAAGAAGATGGATCAGGAAAGGCTATTGCCGAACTTCTAGCAGGAGAAGGTGTGGAAGTTTTAGAAATTAAAATTGTTCCTGATGAACCAAAAGAAATTCAAAATACAGTCACGGCTTGGGCCCGTGAAAACATAGACCTCATCGTCACCACGGGTGGGACAGGACTTGGGCCAAGAGACAACACAACAGATTCCATCAAACAAATATTAGATAAAGAAATTCCTGGTGTAGCAGAAGTTATGCGTTCTTTTGGACAAGATAGAACTCCCTTTGCCATGTTATCTTGTTCCCTTGCAGGAAAAATCAAAAAATCCATTGTGGTTACTGTTCCAGGAAGTACTAATGGTGCAAAGGAAAGTATGACTGCCATTTTACCGGCAATTTTTCATGCAAAAAAGATGATGCGAGGAGAAGGGCATTGA
- a CDS encoding MoaD/ThiS family protein, which translates to MKIQLLSFAALKDFFPSKQEMNLDGIKTVSDLKTHLLGLNPDAEKLIKISRISVNQTIAKDSDLITEGAVVALLPPSSGG; encoded by the coding sequence ATGAAAATCCAACTTCTATCATTTGCAGCATTAAAAGATTTTTTCCCTTCAAAACAGGAAATGAATTTGGATGGAATTAAAACTGTTTCCGATTTAAAAACTCATCTTCTTGGATTAAATCCGGATGCCGAAAAACTCATCAAAATCAGCCGTATTTCGGTCAATCAAACGATTGCCAAAGATTCAGATTTGATTACTGAAGGTGCTGTCGTGGCACTCCTTCCTCCATCAAGCGGAGGTTAA
- a CDS encoding radical SAM protein — translation MKEETRKFEVLRVSILSHCSFACVYCAPKNKPDPTNLYPNIHYLSPELLESKISALQPHIQIKEVHLTGGEPTLHKNLIPLIEKLKQLSINEIAITSNGFFDDGLIPKMKMAGLTRMNFSLDSFSQNGFERLSDRKLPVERLMYRILEAKNLGLDVKVNCTVLKGYNESEILDLLGWSGENGITIRFLEFMRMGPLQEEHEDFFYSADKIRDTIGSKYNFSPYPTASDSTATYHITDNGYLFGIIANHTEPFCEGCNRLRMDSFGRIYGCLSDQTSFEIPLVNSEVQVVLKKAMDTKKNKFTGSQLSMKYIGG, via the coding sequence GTGAAAGAAGAAACTAGAAAATTTGAAGTACTTCGGGTGAGTATCCTTTCACACTGTAGTTTTGCCTGTGTTTATTGTGCACCAAAAAATAAACCTGATCCGACCAATTTATATCCTAACATTCATTATTTAAGTCCTGAACTTTTAGAATCTAAAATCTCTGCATTACAACCTCATATCCAAATTAAAGAAGTTCACCTAACAGGAGGCGAACCGACATTACATAAAAACCTCATCCCACTAATAGAAAAACTAAAACAACTCTCTATTAACGAGATTGCTATCACTTCAAATGGTTTTTTCGATGATGGATTGATACCGAAAATGAAAATGGCTGGCCTCACTCGTATGAATTTTTCTTTAGATAGTTTTTCACAAAATGGATTTGAAAGATTAAGTGATCGTAAACTTCCCGTGGAAAGATTAATGTATCGAATTTTAGAAGCAAAAAATCTGGGGCTCGACGTAAAAGTAAATTGTACTGTATTAAAAGGATATAATGAATCTGAAATTTTAGATCTCCTAGGTTGGTCAGGGGAAAATGGAATCACCATTCGTTTTTTAGAATTTATGAGAATGGGCCCTTTGCAAGAAGAACACGAAGATTTTTTTTATTCAGCAGATAAAATTCGAGACACCATTGGCAGTAAATATAATTTTTCACCTTACCCAACAGCTTCAGATTCAACTGCTACTTACCATATAACTGATAACGGTTATTTATTTGGAATCATCGCAAACCATACGGAACCATTTTGTGAAGGTTGCAATCGTTTACGAATGGATTCTTTCGGTAGAATTTATGGATGTTTGAGTGATCAGACTTCCTTCGAGATCCCATTGGTGAATTCAGAGGTACAAGTGGTTTTAAAAAAAGCTATGGATACAAAAAAAAATAAGTTCACCGGTTCCCAATTATCAATGAAATACATTGGAGGATAA
- a CDS encoding molybdenum cofactor biosynthesis protein MoaE, translating to MDTNINYKHITEEKLILPSQFPPLPSMGGYVFFAGIVRDINEGKQVTHLEYEAYSELANQMIENIIQDAFKTWELEFAECIHRLGRLGLGDVAVIVNTGAVHRDEAYKANRYIIDRVKHEVPIWKKEYYVDGSSEWSKGCAHDQHD from the coding sequence ATGGATACAAATATAAATTACAAACATATCACGGAAGAAAAACTAATCTTACCTTCGCAGTTTCCTCCTTTACCAAGTATGGGAGGTTATGTATTTTTTGCTGGTATTGTTCGAGATATTAACGAAGGAAAACAAGTCACCCATTTGGAATATGAAGCTTATTCCGAACTTGCAAACCAAATGATCGAAAACATAATTCAAGATGCATTTAAAACTTGGGAACTAGAGTTTGCCGAATGTATCCATCGTTTAGGGAGACTGGGTCTCGGTGATGTTGCGGTAATTGTTAACACTGGCGCTGTCCATAGAGACGAAGCTTACAAAGCTAATAGATACATCATTGACCGAGTCAAACATGAAGTTCCTATCTGGAAAAAAGAATACTATGTAGATGGAAGTTCCGAATGGTCAAAAGGATGTGCCCATGACCAACACGACTAA
- a CDS encoding molybdopterin molybdotransferase MoeA yields MISYAAALEKILSEAKPYPKEIVTINEALGRVLAAEIFADRDYPPFHRSAMDGFAISSKDYAENQLYPYQRELSAGASLNLEPNEKTIRIMTGAPVPDGFDVVIKIEDTILSESNGQKQVTFSIKDVKPWQNIAKQGEDLKKGDLVLSIGLKIGTSEISVLASLGKEKLTVVKPPKIHIISTGNEVVPINTSPLPFQIRDSNSYTITSILSKYKIQPELVTHVPDSESEITNQIQQGLEADILILSGGVSMGSLDLVPSILQKLGVELIFHKTAIKPGKPIWFGKRKNTIVFGMPGNPFSVQTCSRIFLEPFLRKSFGQNQIPSYKLPYSTTKQKKGSLTEFFPVRLETTNNDKTYLSPLSFNGSGDVRAGVTSDGLAIFPTEVSSIQKDDLLEFLPW; encoded by the coding sequence TTGATTTCTTACGCGGCAGCTTTGGAGAAAATCCTTTCTGAAGCGAAACCTTATCCCAAAGAAATCGTCACAATAAACGAAGCTCTTGGTCGAGTTTTGGCAGCAGAAATTTTTGCAGATAGAGATTATCCACCTTTTCATCGTTCAGCGATGGATGGGTTTGCCATTAGTTCAAAAGATTATGCAGAAAACCAATTATATCCCTACCAAAGAGAACTTTCGGCGGGAGCTAGTTTAAATTTAGAACCAAATGAAAAAACCATCCGTATCATGACAGGTGCCCCGGTTCCCGATGGATTCGATGTTGTGATCAAAATCGAAGACACTATCCTTTCCGAATCCAATGGGCAAAAACAAGTGACTTTTTCCATAAAGGATGTCAAACCTTGGCAAAATATCGCCAAACAAGGGGAAGACTTAAAAAAAGGAGATTTGGTTTTATCTATAGGACTTAAAATAGGTACATCCGAAATATCTGTTTTGGCAAGTTTAGGAAAAGAAAAACTAACAGTCGTCAAACCACCAAAAATTCATATCATTTCTACAGGAAACGAAGTGGTACCTATCAACACTTCCCCACTCCCTTTTCAAATCAGAGATTCCAATTCCTATACCATCACATCCATTTTGTCCAAATACAAAATCCAACCGGAACTTGTAACCCATGTCCCAGATTCGGAATCCGAAATCACAAATCAAATCCAACAGGGACTTGAGGCAGATATTCTCATTCTTTCGGGTGGAGTTTCTATGGGTAGTTTGGATCTTGTTCCTTCCATATTACAAAAATTAGGTGTTGAGTTAATTTTTCACAAAACAGCGATCAAACCAGGAAAACCAATTTGGTTTGGAAAACGGAAAAACACCATTGTTTTTGGAATGCCAGGAAATCCCTTCAGCGTCCAAACATGTTCTAGAATCTTTCTCGAACCTTTTTTAAGAAAATCATTTGGACAAAATCAAATTCCTTCTTATAAACTCCCTTATTCAACCACCAAACAGAAGAAAGGTTCGCTCACTGAATTTTTCCCTGTCCGATTAGAGACAACCAATAACGATAAAACTTATCTTTCTCCTCTGAGTTTCAATGGCAGTGGAGACGTAAGGGCAGGAGTTACCTCCGACGGACTTGCCATCTTTCCGACTGAGGTCTCTTCCATCCAAAAAGATGACCTGCTAGAGTTTTTACCTTGGTAA
- a CDS encoding HesA/MoeB/ThiF family protein: MGSEEDSFFQRQIQVPEIGSAGQKKWKDSSVLVIGLGGLGCPAALQLALGGIGRIGLIDFDRVEVSNLHRQTLFTFKDLGLPKVEVVSKVLLEHCPWLQIECFFELISESTKSERLDGWDLVLDCTDTISSKYVINDLCVSKSVPLVTASVFRTSSQFAIFSGEGKPCYRCLFPDLKDGDTMNCSVGGVLGLQTALAGTYQTSLAMQYLLDPNGTDLSSVYFMEWNPPLLFSSKVEANLHCPVCGDGHKETNRSWEGIEIDSAKFIEMQSQKKVILLDVREKEETENFPIADTVLVPLSQLEKGYLLEVPEWSSVVCICETGIRSKKAVTYINNGKDVYSLLGGRRAYLSFLQNKNSI, translated from the coding sequence ATGGGTTCAGAAGAGGATTCATTCTTCCAACGTCAAATCCAAGTTCCTGAAATCGGTTCTGCCGGTCAAAAAAAATGGAAGGATTCCTCCGTCCTCGTCATTGGGCTCGGCGGGCTCGGATGCCCTGCCGCTTTGCAACTGGCCCTGGGTGGAATTGGTCGGATTGGTCTCATAGATTTTGATCGTGTAGAGGTTTCGAATCTTCACCGCCAAACATTGTTTACATTTAAAGATCTGGGATTACCTAAAGTAGAGGTAGTTTCGAAAGTGTTGTTGGAACATTGTCCTTGGTTACAAATTGAATGTTTTTTTGAACTAATTTCTGAATCCACAAAGTCCGAACGATTGGATGGTTGGGATCTTGTATTGGATTGTACGGACACAATTTCTTCAAAGTATGTGATTAATGATCTATGTGTATCAAAATCAGTCCCGTTAGTGACTGCCTCAGTGTTTCGGACAAGTTCACAATTTGCAATTTTTTCTGGTGAAGGAAAACCATGTTACCGTTGTTTGTTTCCTGACCTAAAAGATGGGGACACAATGAATTGTAGTGTTGGTGGTGTTTTAGGATTACAAACGGCTCTTGCTGGGACTTACCAAACTTCTTTAGCCATGCAATACCTTCTCGATCCAAATGGAACAGATCTAAGTTCGGTTTATTTTATGGAATGGAACCCACCACTTCTTTTTTCATCCAAAGTGGAAGCAAATCTTCATTGTCCAGTTTGTGGCGACGGTCATAAAGAAACAAATAGAAGTTGGGAAGGAATAGAAATCGATTCGGCCAAGTTCATCGAAATGCAAAGTCAGAAAAAAGTAATTCTTTTGGATGTGAGAGAAAAGGAGGAAACAGAAAATTTTCCCATTGCCGATACTGTTCTCGTACCTCTTTCCCAATTAGAAAAGGGTTACCTTCTGGAAGTTCCCGAATGGAGTAGTGTGGTTTGTATTTGTGAAACAGGGATTCGTTCAAAAAAAGCTGTAACCTACATTAATAACGGGAAAGACGTTTATTCGCTATTAGGAGGTCGAAGGGCCTACCTCTCCTTTTTACAGAACAAAAATTCCATTTAA
- a CDS encoding molybdopterin-dependent oxidoreductase produces the protein MHQFHYRSCTLCEAMCGLQIEMSDGSILGFKGDPEDKFSRGHICPKGPELKSLYLDPDRIKLPQKRTESGWETVSWVDALSDIATQLVGIQTKYGNDSVAIYNGNPTVHNYGSMLFGQRFASRLKTKNNFSATSVDQLPHQLLSYLMFGHQLLVPIPDIDHTDFFLILGGNPFASNGSLMSVPDVKKRLKAIQDRNGKYVVVDPRKSETASHANEHIFIKPGTDAYFLLALLHVLFANKLTKPNSLIRNEDLQTIENITKDYSPERVSKITAVPTETIQKIATEFANAESGVCYGRVGVSTQEFGAVCQWLINVINIVTGNLDRKGGAMFTLPAVDLVGEGSVMRSNPGSFNTYQSRVRKLPEFSDELPVAALAEEILTEGEGKIHALVTSAGNPVLSTPNGTKLEKALASLDFMVCVDFYLNETTKHANYILPPTSALEHDHYDLIFNVFAVRNTARYNTPLFPPESGMLHDWEIFSDLTKRLELTRSGKELPKEVIKTKLTPASIIDHALKSGPYGNKGKRNVDMSLELLKNSPHGVDLGPLQPSFPERLYTEDKKIHLFPEILKEDLPRLKNKFSEWEKFSSDKSQFLLIGRRHLRSNNSWMHNLPKLMTGKSRCTIMIHPEDASTLGISNDEEVIVESSVGKIQIPAEITDELMKGVVSIPHGFGHNRGGTNQKVATEFSGVSINDLTDDQSIDEFSGNAAFSGVKVFIKKQKV, from the coding sequence ATGCATCAATTTCATTACCGTTCTTGTACTTTATGCGAAGCCATGTGCGGGTTACAAATCGAAATGAGTGATGGATCCATCCTAGGATTCAAAGGTGATCCCGAAGATAAATTCAGCCGCGGTCATATTTGTCCGAAAGGACCCGAACTAAAAAGCCTCTACCTCGATCCGGATAGGATCAAACTCCCTCAAAAAAGAACAGAATCTGGATGGGAAACGGTTTCCTGGGTGGATGCTCTTTCTGACATTGCTACGCAGTTAGTTGGCATCCAAACGAAATACGGAAACGATTCCGTGGCTATTTATAATGGTAACCCGACCGTTCATAACTATGGTTCCATGTTATTTGGACAAAGGTTTGCCAGTAGACTCAAAACCAAAAATAACTTCTCCGCCACTTCCGTAGACCAGTTACCCCACCAACTCCTTTCTTATTTGATGTTTGGCCACCAACTTCTTGTTCCCATTCCTGATATTGATCATACAGATTTTTTTCTGATTTTAGGAGGAAACCCATTTGCATCTAACGGAAGTTTAATGAGTGTTCCCGATGTGAAAAAAAGACTGAAAGCCATCCAAGATCGAAATGGAAAGTATGTTGTGGTGGATCCTCGTAAATCCGAAACTGCATCACATGCAAACGAACATATTTTTATCAAACCAGGAACGGATGCGTATTTTTTACTCGCCCTACTCCATGTTCTTTTTGCAAACAAACTAACAAAACCAAATTCACTCATCCGAAACGAAGACTTACAAACAATAGAAAACATCACTAAAGACTACAGTCCAGAAAGAGTTTCTAAAATTACAGCTGTTCCCACAGAGACCATCCAAAAGATAGCGACTGAATTTGCAAATGCAGAGTCCGGAGTTTGTTATGGAAGGGTGGGAGTGTCAACACAAGAATTTGGAGCCGTGTGCCAATGGTTGATCAATGTCATCAATATTGTTACTGGTAATTTAGACAGAAAAGGGGGAGCCATGTTCACACTTCCCGCCGTTGATTTGGTCGGTGAAGGATCTGTGATGCGTTCAAATCCTGGAAGTTTTAATACTTACCAATCCAGAGTTCGTAAACTTCCTGAATTTAGTGATGAACTTCCTGTAGCGGCATTAGCAGAAGAAATTTTAACAGAAGGTGAAGGAAAAATTCATGCCCTTGTGACTTCGGCAGGAAACCCCGTATTATCAACACCTAACGGAACAAAACTGGAGAAAGCCTTAGCTAGTTTAGATTTTATGGTCTGTGTCGATTTTTATTTGAATGAAACAACAAAACATGCAAACTATATCTTACCACCTACATCCGCTTTAGAACACGATCACTACGATTTGATTTTTAATGTATTTGCCGTCCGTAACACAGCCAGATACAATACACCTCTTTTTCCTCCCGAATCTGGAATGTTACATGATTGGGAAATTTTTTCAGACCTGACCAAACGTTTGGAACTTACAAGATCAGGAAAAGAACTTCCAAAAGAAGTGATCAAAACAAAACTAACACCCGCTAGTATCATTGATCATGCACTCAAATCAGGACCTTACGGAAATAAGGGGAAACGTAATGTCGATATGAGTTTGGAACTTTTAAAAAATAGTCCCCATGGTGTGGATCTAGGGCCTTTACAACCCAGTTTTCCCGAAAGATTATATACAGAAGACAAAAAGATCCATCTTTTTCCTGAAATTTTAAAAGAAGATCTCCCAAGACTTAAAAACAAATTTTCTGAATGGGAAAAATTTTCTTCTGACAAATCACAGTTTTTACTCATTGGTAGAAGGCATTTGCGTAGTAACAATTCCTGGATGCACAATCTTCCAAAACTAATGACCGGTAAATCAAGATGTACCATTATGATCCATCCTGAAGACGCAAGTACATTAGGAATTTCTAATGATGAAGAAGTCATAGTGGAATCCTCGGTAGGCAAAATTCAAATTCCAGCAGAAATCACAGACGAACTTATGAAAGGTGTTGTGAGTATCCCTCACGGGTTTGGACACAATCGTGGTGGAACCAATCAAAAAGTGGCGACCGAATTTTCAGGAGTCAGCATTAACGATTTAACGGATGATCAAAGTATTGATGAATTTTCTGGAAATGCCGCGTTTAGTGGCGTTAAAGTTTTTATCAAAAAACAAAAAGTTTAA